CCAGAAGGCCGAGTTGACCGCGGCGATGGCCACCAGCCAGATCGCCGCCAGGTGCACCCGCGGCGAAACGCGGTCCCAGCCGAATATCCACACCGCGATGAACGTCGACTCGAGAAAGAAGGTCGCCAAGACCTCAATCGCCAGCAGCGAACCGAACACGTCACCCACGAACGCCGAATAACGCGACCAGTTCGTGCCGAACTGAAACTCCAGGGTCAGCCCGGTCACCACCCCGACCACGAACGTCGCGATAAAGATCTTGCCCCAGAACTTGATGAGGCGCTTGAGGTTCTGGTCGCCGGTGCGGACGTATCGCGTCTCCATGATGGCGATCAGGACGGCCAGCCCCATCGAAAGGGGCACGAAGATGAAATGGAACATGGTGGCGGCTGCGAATTGCAGCCGGGAGAGCATGACAACGTCCATCGGATCCCCTTATTATCTCAGCGAACCACCTGATGCCGATCAATGTACCACAGCGACGTTGAATTCGCGAGCCTTGAGAAATATCATAGAGGCGCAAGCCGATGAGCTTAAAGGGGATTTGCGATGGTTGACAAACGTCAAGAGGGTGTCACGGAGCAAGAGAAGGCGGCCGTCGTGGGGACCGACGAGGTCGATGAGGGGGAAACTCACGGGCACGGCAAGGGCTGGTGGCGGCTGACGATCGAAATCGCCGCGGCCACACTGGGTCTGGTGCTGGTGCTGACCTATCTGGCTGGGGCGTGGCGGGACAAGATCGAGCCGGGAAGCGTCGCCCCGACGGTACACGCGGTGGAGGGAAAAGTCCCGCTGGCGGTGCGGCGGCAGCAGATCCCACGCTATGAGTGGGCCGTCGGCACTATTCAGTCGGTCAATGAAACGGCCCTGGGGTCGAAAATCCTGGCCAAAGTGGTCGAAGTTAACGTCCGGGCGGGCCAGGCGGTCGAGGAGGGGGACGTTGTGGTTCGGCTTGACGACCGAGACCTCCAGGCCCAAGCGGCCCAAGCCCAGGCGGAAGTGGACGCCGCCGAGGCGAGGTTGAACCAGGCCCAGGTCGACTACGACCGGATCATGGGGCTGGCCGAGCAGGATGTGGCCACCCAGCACGAGATCAATACCGTTCAGAACGAACTCCGGGCGGCCAAAGCCGGGCTCGAACGGGCCAGACAGGCACTGGAGCACGCCCAGACGCTGCTCAGCTACGCGACGATCCAGGCCCCGTTCGCGGGCGTGGTGGTCGACAAGCAGGTGGAAGTCGGCGACATGGTCGGGCCGGGCCAGCTCGTGGTCCGCCTGTACGACCCGACGCGGATGCAACTGGTGGCGACGGTGCGGGAGTCGCTGGCCCGGCATCTGGCGGTCGGCAATCAGCTTGGGGGCTATATCCCAGCCCTGGAGAGGATGTGCACCGGCCGCGTGGCCGAAATCGTGCCGCAGGCCCAGGTCCAGAGCCGCTCGTTCGATGTCAAGCTCGTAGGCCCTTGTCAGCCGGGCATTTACAGCGGCATGTTTGGGCGGCTGTTGATCCCGCTGGGGTCTGAGGAGGTGCTGCTGATCCCGGCTTCGGCGGTCATCGAGGTCGGACAGCTCGACCTGGTCGAGGTGATGGCCGACGGCGAGGCCCAGCGGCGAAGCGTCCAGTTGGGCCGAACGTTCGGCCAGTGGGTTGAAGTCCTCAGCGGCTTGGAGGCGGGCCAGGACGTCCTGGTGCCCGAAGACAGGGTTCCAACCGTTCAACCGGGCATCGAAGAGGCGTTGGAAGACGCCCTTCCCGCGACTCAGCCGGCGACCGCGCCGGCGACTGGGGCGGTGTAATACGTATTACGGCGGTCCGCGGCGACGCGGCATGACAAGTCAGGACAAGCTCTGATGGCGATTAAGCAGCACGGCGTGACGTTGGCGATCGTCGAGAAGTTTCTCGGGTCGAACCTGTCGCTGATCCTGATTCTGGTTTCGCTGGTGGTCGGGGC
The Phycisphaerae bacterium genome window above contains:
- a CDS encoding efflux RND transporter periplasmic adaptor subunit is translated as MVDKRQEGVTEQEKAAVVGTDEVDEGETHGHGKGWWRLTIEIAAATLGLVLVLTYLAGAWRDKIEPGSVAPTVHAVEGKVPLAVRRQQIPRYEWAVGTIQSVNETALGSKILAKVVEVNVRAGQAVEEGDVVVRLDDRDLQAQAAQAQAEVDAAEARLNQAQVDYDRIMGLAEQDVATQHEINTVQNELRAAKAGLERARQALEHAQTLLSYATIQAPFAGVVVDKQVEVGDMVGPGQLVVRLYDPTRMQLVATVRESLARHLAVGNQLGGYIPALERMCTGRVAEIVPQAQVQSRSFDVKLVGPCQPGIYSGMFGRLLIPLGSEEVLLIPASAVIEVGQLDLVEVMADGEAQRRSVQLGRTFGQWVEVLSGLEAGQDVLVPEDRVPTVQPGIEEALEDALPATQPATAPATGAV